From a region of the Paenibacillus lutimineralis genome:
- a CDS encoding helix-turn-helix domain-containing protein: MQTLGDRIKYLRELKQLTQKDLAAQAELTIVQLSRYETNDRKPDPESLRRIVDALDTSGDYLLGRTQDPAPMKEAVTNMSFYGGPEAYTADEIAMMEAALKAYREQKKKLLHKDGGDTDKNNPNQ, translated from the coding sequence ATGCAAACCCTTGGTGATCGTATCAAGTACCTCAGAGAATTGAAGCAACTTACGCAAAAAGATTTAGCCGCTCAAGCCGAGCTCACGATCGTCCAATTGTCGCGATATGAGACGAATGACCGCAAGCCCGATCCAGAATCCTTGCGCCGCATCGTCGATGCGCTGGATACAAGCGGGGATTATTTGCTCGGCAGAACCCAGGACCCTGCGCCAATGAAGGAAGCGGTGACGAACATGTCCTTTTACGGTGGTCCTGAAGCCTATACCGCTGACGAAATCGCGATGATGGAGGCCGCGCTTAAGGCTTATCGCGAGCAGAAGAAGAAATTGCTGCATAAGGACGGCGGAGACACAGATAAAAACAATCCTAATCAATAG
- a CDS encoding ArpU family phage packaging/lysis transcriptional regulator codes for MARRNTNIYLTVFENLPINQTATRVAVEQRLEEIRHYRQIGFIRREAGITASYEPRYHGNTNLVSKPSEHLAISNVDREAELIRKSELLDKAMCSLSAVQREVIERSYLAREDEYDFISCGEMGISDRTYRRIKASALRILAVAMKLEVFEDEESERVREYAKCSNT; via the coding sequence ATGGCAAGACGCAACACTAACATTTACTTGACCGTATTTGAGAATCTGCCGATCAATCAGACTGCAACAAGAGTGGCAGTGGAGCAACGCCTTGAAGAGATCCGTCATTACAGGCAGATTGGCTTTATCCGACGCGAGGCAGGGATCACGGCCAGTTATGAGCCAAGATATCACGGAAATACGAATCTTGTCAGCAAGCCTTCTGAACATCTGGCTATATCGAATGTGGATCGCGAGGCAGAATTGATCCGCAAATCAGAATTGTTGGACAAGGCGATGTGTAGTCTATCTGCGGTACAGCGTGAGGTTATTGAACGGAGTTATCTGGCCCGGGAGGACGAGTATGATTTCATCAGCTGCGGCGAGATGGGCATTAGCGACAGAACATATAGGCGTATCAAGGCAAGTGCGCTGCGGATTCTTGCCGTCGCTATGAAGTTGGAAGTATTCGAAGATGAGGAATCTGAGAGAGTAAGAGAATATGCGAAATGCAGTAATACTTAG
- a CDS encoding DUF4127 family protein, whose protein sequence is MKKVLYVPLDDRPVNLDDVITLGQSAGLQLITPDPMDIRNRIDSDAEASGDQLIRTCSPTFGNTANIRQFILDHAAKVEGFIISIDMLAYGGLIGSRRLRENGGGDYPNYDSSTAHLVDVICQIKKRYPHKPVYVLDTIMRLATTSFTEGLTYDAYVESRNFMGQPRQAYTAFNDILNGYNTSNTDTQYGDTTEFNKEQYYNARQHKFKTNYYVLDRLARRGYIDFLAVGVDDAKTEGVQINEIRFVENFINRSLGGCGGQNPNLAIILPDADGLGHSLVARMANHLNRGRKGRTKFALQYYGPHGSTIINPYEYMSVHDNILRHIDIVGGQYVTSSPDIEIIAITDAAQVPSAMARIDANGPENRATVVIDFVGQGAANAAITDALLGSQDTGRLLGYSAWNTAGNKIGLSLGMGQARYSFLVSEKKEAALEAAVNAHGSLLFKRFLKDYFYKAVAIGEIRTYSRSHGKYSNFPQTMADQNMLVFNSPEDYEYMLTLLRDRMQTLVSTLGDKPAFLIGNSDGALNVKQICGPSWRLARYCSVNLPYDNPDFLWGRAFEITLTPAVKLK, encoded by the coding sequence ATGAAAAAAGTATTGTATGTACCACTCGATGATCGTCCTGTAAATCTGGACGACGTGATCACTTTGGGGCAATCTGCCGGATTGCAGCTTATTACACCTGACCCAATGGACATTAGGAACCGTATTGATTCTGATGCAGAAGCTTCGGGGGATCAATTGATTAGAACCTGCTCGCCAACGTTCGGTAATACGGCGAACATTCGCCAATTCATCCTTGATCATGCGGCAAAGGTAGAGGGCTTTATTATTTCGATTGATATGCTCGCTTACGGCGGACTGATCGGCAGCAGACGACTGCGGGAGAACGGGGGCGGGGACTACCCGAATTATGATTCTTCCACGGCCCACTTGGTCGATGTGATCTGTCAGATTAAAAAGCGATATCCTCATAAACCGGTTTATGTACTGGACACGATTATGCGGCTGGCGACAACGTCATTTACAGAAGGCCTTACTTATGATGCCTACGTAGAATCTCGTAATTTCATGGGCCAGCCTCGTCAAGCATACACGGCCTTCAACGACATTCTGAACGGATACAACACTTCAAATACGGATACACAATACGGCGACACCACGGAGTTTAATAAAGAGCAGTATTATAACGCCCGTCAACATAAGTTCAAGACTAACTATTATGTGCTGGACCGATTGGCCCGACGTGGTTATATCGATTTTCTAGCAGTTGGGGTCGATGATGCGAAGACAGAAGGGGTACAAATCAACGAGATTCGCTTTGTGGAGAACTTTATTAATCGTTCGCTTGGAGGCTGCGGTGGACAAAATCCGAATCTGGCGATTATTCTGCCCGATGCCGACGGTCTCGGTCATTCCTTAGTGGCGCGTATGGCTAATCATTTAAATAGAGGACGAAAGGGCAGAACCAAATTTGCTCTCCAATATTATGGGCCGCATGGTTCCACGATCATTAACCCGTACGAATATATGAGCGTACATGATAATATTCTTCGTCATATCGATATTGTTGGAGGGCAATATGTCACCAGCTCGCCGGATATCGAGATTATCGCCATTACGGACGCTGCCCAAGTACCCAGTGCAATGGCGCGGATTGATGCTAATGGACCGGAGAACAGGGCGACCGTTGTGATTGACTTTGTGGGTCAGGGGGCTGCCAATGCTGCTATAACAGATGCATTGCTGGGAAGCCAAGATACTGGACGACTCCTGGGATACAGCGCATGGAATACAGCTGGAAATAAAATTGGGCTCTCCTTAGGGATGGGCCAGGCTCGCTACAGCTTCCTGGTCTCGGAGAAGAAGGAGGCGGCGCTCGAAGCAGCCGTCAACGCGCATGGGTCTCTGCTGTTCAAGCGCTTCCTGAAGGATTACTTCTACAAAGCAGTAGCTATTGGTGAAATCCGGACGTACTCTAGAAGCCATGGCAAGTACAGCAATTTTCCGCAAACGATGGCAGATCAGAATATGCTTGTTTTCAACTCGCCGGAAGATTATGAATATATGCTTACTTTACTTCGAGATCGAATGCAAACCCTAGTATCGACCTTGGGTGATAAGCCGGCCTTCCTGATCGGCAACTCCGATGGTGCGCTTAATGTGAAGCAAATCTGCGGACCTTCCTGGAGGCTTGCAAGGTATTGCAGTGTCAATCTGCCTTATGATAATCCTGATTTTCTATGGGGCCGTGCCTTTGAGATTACGCTGACTCCTGCCGTTAAGTTGAAGTAA
- a CDS encoding copper amine oxidase N-terminal domain-containing protein, with translation MFKKWTLSLLASVMLAIPVLSASSFASPAAVELDNGKLQNNRVLIPLRDVSQHLGAQVEWDKRNQLITIVKDDTTIQLVLGSKKVQVNQSEVTLDVPAQIINGGTTYVPLRFVSQTLGADVKWDQRVRQATITLNDLQIAVNMNPGQPPASQKITMERLRQLSDMLNEANDISAIQQVRSYFAPYFTDRFINSIIRDKGLNSKYEFKDLTSPAYYTSPTTGKFSQSIDIGKNQNGDLVTMTRQAQFVYSEGIWKVDSISFKKNEIPITGA, from the coding sequence ATGTTTAAAAAATGGACATTATCCTTATTGGCCTCTGTCATGCTGGCTATTCCCGTATTATCCGCCTCCAGCTTTGCGAGTCCTGCCGCTGTAGAACTGGATAATGGGAAACTGCAGAACAATCGTGTACTTATTCCTCTTCGGGATGTATCACAGCACTTAGGTGCCCAGGTTGAATGGGATAAGCGTAATCAGCTTATTACTATTGTCAAAGATGACACTACCATACAGCTAGTTCTAGGCTCGAAAAAGGTCCAGGTCAATCAATCCGAGGTTACGCTGGACGTTCCTGCACAGATTATAAATGGAGGAACTACTTATGTTCCCCTCCGTTTTGTAAGTCAAACATTGGGAGCGGACGTAAAATGGGATCAACGAGTCAGACAAGCTACGATTACATTGAATGATCTGCAAATCGCAGTGAACATGAATCCCGGACAGCCCCCAGCTTCACAGAAAATTACTATGGAACGTTTGCGGCAATTATCCGATATGTTGAACGAAGCCAACGATATATCTGCCATCCAGCAGGTCCGTTCTTACTTCGCACCGTACTTCACCGATCGGTTCATTAATTCAATCATTCGGGATAAAGGGCTAAATAGTAAATATGAGTTTAAAGATCTCACCTCTCCGGCTTATTATACAAGCCCTACGACAGGGAAATTCTCTCAGTCCATTGATATTGGAAAGAACCAAAACGGGGATTTGGTGACGATGACCAGACAGGCTCAATTCGTCTATAGTGAAGGGATCTGGAAAGTGGATAGCATTAGTTTCAAGAAAAACGAAATTCCTATTACAGGGGCCTAA
- a CDS encoding phage tail terminator family protein: protein MIEVSFSTLLAGVMRSLAERFPEIPVHREKSEQKAEGPCFYVEMLKASQKQELNRRYHRACSFQVQFVSEATPQSPNMSVHGMAEQLYELFRDIDIVGARYMGTQMKHEVRDGVLHFDFGFHFLVWLPPGDELKMQTLKEEESLKNGNTKGN, encoded by the coding sequence ATGATTGAGGTGAGCTTCAGTACGCTACTGGCTGGGGTCATGCGATCACTTGCTGAGCGTTTCCCGGAAATCCCGGTCCATCGTGAGAAGTCCGAGCAGAAGGCCGAAGGGCCTTGTTTTTATGTAGAAATGCTGAAAGCTTCACAGAAGCAGGAGCTGAATCGGCGTTATCACCGGGCTTGTTCATTTCAAGTGCAGTTTGTAAGTGAGGCGACACCTCAGAGTCCCAATATGTCGGTGCATGGTATGGCTGAGCAGCTATACGAATTATTTCGAGATATCGATATTGTCGGTGCTAGATACATGGGGACGCAAATGAAGCATGAGGTTCGGGATGGGGTATTACATTTTGACTTTGGCTTTCATTTTTTGGTCTGGCTCCCGCCTGGGGACGAGCTCAAGATGCAAACGCTCAAAGAGGAGGAATCTCTGAAAAATGGCAACACAAAAGGTAATTAA
- a CDS encoding phage tail sheath family protein → MAGGTFTVQNKVRPGVYINFKSEAKALGTLGERGIAAFPAPLPWGKSGITVLSSETFLEQCLPSLGFQPTDARIRHITAAMAHASKILIYRLGAEGAVKATAKLGTLTATAKYGGKRGNDLQIVIQSSLDYEGFFEVKTLLDGEKVDVQTVETAEKLLANEFVEFSGSGALTETAGTALEGGANGSGGAGEYSDALAAFEAEDFNVLGIPVDDSAVKQLAVAYTKRLREQEGKKFQTVVYDYPAANYEGVISLKNGIVTGDGLTVEPIYLLWEIAAMEAAANVNESLTYTEIPNAVDVAPKYTNSEIVQALNKGEMVLSVVNGRVVIEQDINTLTSFTADKDKKFSKNRVLRVLDSMAKDIQSIFSQNCVGKTDNNADGRNLLKGEVISYLDNLQGIGAIQNFDSQSDIEVLPGQDVDAVWIQLAVQPVDSAEKIYMSISVQ, encoded by the coding sequence ATGGCGGGTGGAACATTTACAGTTCAGAACAAGGTAAGACCTGGCGTTTATATCAATTTCAAATCGGAGGCAAAGGCGCTTGGCACGCTTGGAGAGCGCGGGATCGCGGCATTCCCGGCGCCACTTCCTTGGGGCAAGAGTGGAATTACGGTCCTCAGTAGCGAGACCTTCCTGGAGCAATGCTTGCCATCGCTTGGCTTCCAGCCAACGGATGCGCGGATTCGCCACATTACGGCAGCAATGGCCCATGCCAGTAAGATTCTGATTTATCGGTTAGGTGCCGAAGGCGCTGTGAAGGCAACAGCCAAGCTTGGAACTTTGACAGCGACAGCAAAATATGGTGGTAAACGAGGTAATGATCTGCAGATCGTCATTCAGTCCAGTCTGGACTATGAAGGTTTCTTCGAGGTGAAGACGCTGTTGGACGGTGAGAAGGTAGATGTACAAACCGTTGAGACGGCTGAGAAGCTGCTGGCGAATGAGTTCGTTGAATTCTCGGGAAGCGGCGCATTGACGGAGACTGCAGGTACCGCTCTGGAAGGCGGAGCGAATGGTAGTGGAGGTGCGGGAGAATATTCCGACGCATTGGCGGCTTTTGAGGCAGAAGACTTCAATGTTCTCGGTATTCCTGTAGACGATAGTGCTGTGAAGCAGCTGGCAGTTGCTTATACCAAGCGGCTCCGCGAACAAGAAGGGAAGAAGTTCCAGACCGTTGTATATGACTACCCTGCGGCCAATTACGAAGGCGTCATTAGTCTGAAGAACGGTATCGTTACAGGAGATGGCCTGACAGTAGAGCCTATTTATCTGCTGTGGGAGATCGCGGCGATGGAAGCGGCGGCGAATGTGAATGAGTCCCTAACTTATACGGAAATTCCGAATGCGGTTGATGTGGCGCCAAAATATACAAATTCGGAGATCGTACAAGCCTTGAATAAAGGCGAAATGGTGCTCAGCGTCGTTAACGGGCGGGTGGTCATCGAGCAGGACATTAATACGTTGACTTCCTTTACAGCTGATAAGGATAAGAAATTCAGCAAGAACCGGGTGCTGCGTGTACTCGATTCAATGGCGAAGGACATCCAGTCTATTTTCAGCCAAAATTGTGTTGGCAAGACGGATAACAATGCGGACGGACGTAATCTGCTGAAGGGCGAAGTGATTAGTTACTTGGACAATTTACAGGGAATCGGGGCAATTCAGAATTTCGATTCGCAGAGCGATATCGAGGTATTGCCAGGCCAGGATGTCGACGCTGTCTGGATTCAGCTCGCTGTTCAGCCAGTAGATAGTGCAGAGAAAATTTATATGAGCATTTCAGTTCAATAA
- a CDS encoding phage tail tube protein yields MAFFNKQDAVSGKQGKAFVIIEGRNEELFYAKTIEATIEKNKVDVPVLGKTNTPQRSAGWKGSGTLTIYYVSSVFRQLMRDYIRTGKDFWFDLQIVNEQPGSSAGKQTVILKNCNLDSVIAAKLDATTDDMLDEELPFTFEDYDILDSFNTIQGI; encoded by the coding sequence ATGGCATTTTTTAATAAACAGGATGCAGTAAGTGGGAAGCAAGGGAAGGCGTTCGTCATAATCGAGGGGCGGAATGAAGAGCTGTTCTATGCGAAGACGATTGAAGCGACGATCGAGAAGAATAAGGTCGACGTACCTGTTCTTGGTAAGACGAATACACCACAGCGTTCTGCAGGCTGGAAGGGGAGCGGCACATTAACCATTTATTATGTGTCTTCCGTATTCCGCCAATTGATGCGCGATTATATCCGTACAGGCAAGGACTTCTGGTTTGATCTGCAGATTGTAAATGAGCAACCAGGCAGCTCGGCAGGCAAGCAGACCGTTATTCTGAAAAATTGTAATCTCGATAGCGTCATTGCGGCCAAGCTTGATGCGACCACCGACGATATGCTGGATGAGGAACTACCGTTCACATTCGAGGACTACGATATTCTTGATTCGTTCAATACAATCCAAGGAATTTAA
- a CDS encoding phage tail assembly chaperone, whose translation MSNLSLFFAQNVVSEISEEVIISPRFKNEAGKPVPWKLRSMTEDENEAIRKSSQRKIKERGIVTLDTNSDEYLAKLVVASVVFPDLKDAELQKSYGVLGADQLLRKMLLPGEYATLLQKVQEVNGFDRDVNELADEVKN comes from the coding sequence ATGAGTAATTTAAGTTTATTTTTTGCGCAAAATGTAGTGTCGGAAATTTCTGAGGAAGTCATCATTTCACCCCGTTTCAAGAATGAAGCGGGCAAGCCGGTCCCATGGAAGCTGCGCAGTATGACCGAGGACGAGAACGAAGCGATCCGCAAATCGTCACAGCGCAAGATCAAGGAGAGAGGTATCGTTACACTGGATACGAACTCTGATGAATATTTGGCCAAGCTCGTTGTAGCCAGCGTCGTGTTCCCGGACTTGAAGGATGCTGAACTGCAGAAATCCTATGGCGTACTTGGCGCTGATCAACTACTGCGCAAGATGCTGCTGCCTGGGGAATATGCGACGCTCCTACAGAAGGTACAGGAAGTTAACGGCTTTGACAGAGATGTTAACGAGCTCGCTGACGAAGTAAAAAACTAA
- a CDS encoding tape measure protein codes for MSNALALFDSTTSIMPRMPTLPLPVTNEPEITIIDPGKSIVSRFEGQPTIFDAEYTVVEDDFKKNIEAAAVAQENLNEKTKKKAIDVVKLFSTAKDAAKKLKSAMDFSDAYVNTFARLDAINDHLQTTKQLQDKVFASAQRSRGNYMDTAAQISQLGQMAPGAFKSNDETIAFHELAQQSIRMGGGDPKSSMNNLTKIMSTGSFSGGDFSSMTEYAPMLAQAISDYTGKSREELVNLSSSGALSSEVIKNAMFAASDQINAKFSEFPQTFGDHFNSIKNTAIRGLDPIIQKLSELLNSPGASSFFSGLETGISVAMGLLNMLIDGAIWLAEVAQNNWPVMEQILTTFAVAIIPLLWGMVTPILTAVGAWMMANWQILLVAAIIGLLVAAMIHFGISAEDVIGAVVGFFFRFICGYLQYHCRNHQCDCPIC; via the coding sequence ATGTCTAATGCACTTGCTCTGTTCGACTCTACTACGTCGATTATGCCTCGCATGCCTACTCTGCCATTGCCTGTAACCAATGAACCGGAAATTACAATAATTGATCCGGGTAAGAGCATTGTCTCTAGGTTTGAAGGACAGCCAACAATCTTTGACGCTGAATACACTGTAGTAGAGGATGATTTCAAGAAGAACATTGAAGCTGCTGCCGTAGCCCAGGAAAACTTAAATGAGAAAACCAAAAAGAAGGCTATCGATGTAGTCAAGTTGTTCTCAACAGCGAAAGATGCTGCGAAGAAATTGAAATCCGCAATGGATTTTAGTGATGCCTATGTAAATACATTCGCTCGTCTTGATGCAATTAATGATCATCTTCAGACGACCAAGCAATTGCAGGATAAAGTATTTGCTTCGGCCCAGCGCTCGCGGGGAAATTATATGGATACGGCGGCGCAGATCAGTCAGCTCGGTCAAATGGCTCCGGGTGCATTCAAAAGTAATGATGAAACGATAGCTTTTCATGAATTGGCTCAGCAGTCCATACGTATGGGCGGAGGCGATCCAAAGTCCAGCATGAACAATCTTACCAAAATAATGTCCACTGGAAGTTTCAGCGGTGGTGACTTTAGCTCAATGACGGAGTATGCCCCCATGTTAGCACAGGCGATATCCGATTATACCGGAAAGTCGAGAGAGGAACTGGTCAATCTATCATCTAGTGGTGCGCTATCCTCTGAAGTTATTAAAAATGCTATGTTCGCGGCATCCGATCAAATCAATGCCAAGTTCTCTGAATTTCCGCAGACATTCGGAGACCATTTCAATAGCATTAAAAACACGGCAATCCGCGGCCTGGATCCCATTATCCAAAAATTGAGTGAACTGCTGAATAGTCCGGGAGCAAGTTCTTTCTTCAGCGGGTTAGAGACAGGGATAAGTGTGGCTATGGGGTTGCTCAATATGCTGATTGACGGTGCAATCTGGTTAGCGGAGGTGGCTCAGAACAATTGGCCGGTCATGGAACAAATCTTGACAACCTTCGCGGTGGCTATAATTCCTTTGCTCTGGGGAATGGTAACTCCGATCCTGACCGCAGTAGGGGCTTGGATGATGGCGAATTGGCAGATCCTTTTAGTAGCTGCTATAATCGGTCTCCTTGTCGCTGCTATGATCCATTTTGGAATTTCTGCGGAGGATGTGATCGGGGCAGTCGTAGGTTTTTTTTTTCGCTTTATATGCGGTTATTTACAATATCATTGCAGGAATCATCAATGCGATTGTCCAATCTGCTGA
- a CDS encoding LysM peptidoglycan-binding domain-containing protein translates to MNKYSMTLSYNNEKEAIEFPVLPAKIEVSESGNHKTYDISKLGEINVLRNVKLAELSFEGIFPATWFPGASVAEERLFEPKHYVEDIQKWSRSKQPMRLVFTGGSIDIAMYVSVEKFSWSESSGAVGDIKYQISFKEYRFYAATKTEVVKETKEGAKTANKSSTESKPRPDTRVQPKTYKLVAGDSLWKVAKKFLGDGAKYKQIQKLNGIKDSELRKLPIGKIIKLP, encoded by the coding sequence ATGAATAAATATTCTATGACGCTCTCTTACAATAACGAGAAAGAAGCGATTGAATTTCCGGTGCTGCCGGCCAAGATCGAGGTTTCCGAATCCGGTAATCATAAAACCTATGACATATCGAAGCTCGGCGAGATCAACGTGCTCAGGAATGTGAAGCTTGCCGAGCTGTCTTTTGAGGGCATATTTCCGGCAACTTGGTTCCCGGGGGCGAGTGTTGCGGAAGAAAGGTTATTCGAGCCGAAGCATTATGTTGAGGACATTCAGAAGTGGTCCCGTTCTAAGCAGCCGATGCGTTTGGTCTTTACTGGTGGATCTATAGATATTGCGATGTATGTCAGCGTCGAGAAGTTTTCTTGGTCCGAAAGCAGCGGGGCGGTTGGCGATATCAAGTATCAAATCTCGTTTAAGGAATACCGTTTCTATGCAGCAACGAAGACGGAGGTCGTGAAAGAAACCAAAGAGGGAGCCAAGACCGCTAATAAGAGCAGCACCGAATCGAAGCCCCGTCCGGATACGAGAGTTCAGCCCAAGACTTATAAATTGGTGGCCGGGGACTCATTGTGGAAGGTAGCTAAGAAGTTCCTGGGCGATGGGGCCAAGTATAAGCAGATTCAAAAGCTAAATGGCATTAAGGACAGCGAACTAAGGAAATTACCGATTGGTAAGATCATTAAGCTGCCGTAA
- a CDS encoding XkdQ/YqbQ family protein, with the protein MLELLLDNKEGSIWDISELVTDATWKTSRVGKPGSFDFSFIAADNIQINNGDIVRAKWDGVPIFYGYVFTIGSDQEEQIKVKCYDQIRYLSTNETYVFKNMTAAAIVKRIADDTGLKWGHVVDTKYRIPSMVEDNQKLIDIICKAFDHTVINTGNIYNFFDEFGALAVRDARDMSLNLVIGDKASMYGYSFEKSIDNETYNRFKLVQDNKQTGHRDVYAAEDSANIAKWGRLQYFQKVDDNMNEAQINKLLDQLQQIKNRETKKLKLEALGNPSVRAGSYINVRISDLGIDQYYLVDECSHRFSGEDYTISLDLKVI; encoded by the coding sequence ATGCTTGAGCTACTACTGGATAACAAGGAAGGCTCTATATGGGATATATCCGAGCTGGTTACTGATGCAACCTGGAAGACCTCCCGGGTCGGTAAACCTGGCAGCTTTGATTTTTCCTTTATTGCTGCGGATAATATCCAGATTAACAATGGCGATATCGTTAGGGCGAAGTGGGATGGTGTGCCGATTTTTTACGGATATGTATTTACGATCGGGAGCGATCAAGAGGAACAGATCAAGGTCAAATGCTATGACCAGATCCGCTATTTGTCCACGAATGAAACCTATGTGTTCAAGAATATGACTGCCGCAGCCATCGTTAAGCGCATTGCAGATGATACGGGCCTAAAATGGGGGCATGTCGTCGATACGAAGTACCGCATCCCCTCGATGGTTGAGGATAATCAGAAGCTGATCGATATTATTTGCAAAGCGTTCGATCATACCGTTATTAATACGGGGAATATCTATAACTTTTTTGATGAATTCGGGGCATTGGCAGTACGTGATGCTAGGGATATGAGTCTCAATCTGGTGATTGGTGATAAGGCCTCTATGTACGGTTATTCTTTTGAGAAGAGTATCGATAATGAGACGTATAATCGCTTCAAGCTGGTGCAGGACAATAAACAGACGGGTCATCGCGATGTATACGCCGCCGAGGACAGCGCGAATATCGCCAAGTGGGGGCGGCTGCAGTATTTTCAGAAGGTCGATGACAATATGAATGAAGCTCAGATCAATAAGCTGCTTGATCAGCTGCAGCAGATAAAGAACCGCGAGACGAAAAAGCTCAAACTTGAGGCTCTTGGCAATCCATCCGTCAGGGCCGGCTCCTATATCAACGTGAGAATTTCCGATTTGGGCATCGATCAATATTATTTGGTCGACGAGTGCTCGCATCGCTTCAGTGGGGAAGATTATACGATTAGCTTGGATTTGAAGGTGATTTAA
- a CDS encoding DUF2577 domain-containing protein, producing the protein MALGDKIRRLGSEAVGAGNPVAVMFGTVVKVNPLEVNVDQRFTLEEDFLVVTERLQRYEIDLKHKHDTSEAPTKEALLEKVVIRKGLQVGDSVLLLRVQGGQKYVVWDRVVKS; encoded by the coding sequence ATGGCACTTGGAGATAAAATAAGAAGGCTCGGCAGTGAAGCCGTGGGCGCCGGAAATCCGGTGGCGGTCATGTTCGGGACTGTGGTAAAAGTTAATCCTCTTGAGGTGAATGTCGATCAACGATTCACGCTCGAAGAGGATTTTTTGGTTGTGACAGAAAGGCTGCAAAGATATGAAATTGACCTGAAGCATAAACACGACACAAGTGAGGCCCCTACGAAGGAGGCGTTACTAGAGAAAGTGGTTATCCGAAAAGGTCTGCAAGTGGGAGATTCAGTTCTCCTGTTGCGTGTTCAAGGCGGGCAGAAATATGTCGTATGGGATCGGGTGGTGAAGTCATGA